In Tachysurus vachellii isolate PV-2020 chromosome 3, HZAU_Pvac_v1, whole genome shotgun sequence, one genomic interval encodes:
- the gzf1 gene encoding GDNF-inducible zinc finger protein 1: MKDQVVQLLSSSHHEHLLQAMWKLRVTGNLCDLTVQVDFHGEVEEFTAHKIVLAASSGYFKTLLLAEERVGKIFLNTVSPEVFKKFLEYAYSGKMEVEERQLGHILNMARLLDCQDLVEACSTKLLVHNSESDIARKGKLLKERSKKAVKRALDNRKKLKLTLKTISTERGDKIVLQGRRSSRLAGRRVVVDFNKQKSYQKATSLPEASDALLNQDKSDATQGASQMVGEKESDVSADPVLPQKEALTDSGSESTYTFIRDMSEEEFQESEIPPAAIEGTDAAEKDSKPVGSKYNCDMCFRSFRYEKSYLKHVKVSHGLQADTTYRCSICQQTFANRCNLKIHERHVHNDERLFLCGMCGKAFKRKKDVTRHMRQVHEGGTERHHCPICGKSLSSRTALNLHERTHTGDKPYSCDDCGARFSQSSALKTHQRIHTGEKPFACDLCDARFTQNHMLAYHKRSHTGEKPYMCENCGKSFASKEYLKHHARIHSGLKPYKCENCGRAFAQRNSLHQHMKIHTGERPYHCKDCDKQFTQLNALQRHQRIHTGEKPYMCSMCGRTFTDKSTVRRHTLTHDKDTPWKNYLVVLEGNVEERVKKPKGSSLRKDKTALNADEHQAAEDQTLAVAVPEEPVTISGDWADPGTITVVSHGTLTKLTVIQTEVAPGTVALPFSIPISVANCISGTASLTGTVTFSEAANVSDAILASATSVAPVATVTAGNLSPVEVTLSTSSECVTAQTEVAQVVEAQQSDLQEGTTEHVQNTET, from the exons ATGAAAGATCAAGTGGTTCAGCTCTTATCCAGCTCACATCATGAGCATTTACTTCAGGCAATGTGGAAATTAAgagtcacagggaacctgtgTGATCTCACAGTGCAAGTAGATTTTCATGGAGAGGTAGAAGAATTTACAGCCCATAAAATAGTCCTTGCTGCATCTAGTGGCTATTTTAAAACCCTTCTCTTAGCAGAGGAGCGAGTGGGAAAAATATTCTTAAATACCGTTTCACCTGAGGTCTTTAAAAAATTCTTAGAGTATGCGTATTCTGGAAAAATGGAAGTTGAGGAGAGACAGCTCGGTCACATATTAAACATGGCAAGGCTACTCGACTGCCAAGACCTTGTAGAAGCTTGCAGTACCAAACTTCTGGTTCATAATTCTGAAAGTGACATAGCTAGAAAAGGCAAATTACTGAAGGAGAGGTCGAAAAAGGCTGTAAAAAGAGCACTAGATAACAGGAAAAAACTTAAACTTACACTGAAAACCATAAGCACCGAGAGGGGGGATAAAATCGTGCTACAGGGAAGGAGGAGCAGCAGGTTAGCTGGCCGCCGTGTTGTTGTAGACTTCAACAAGCAGAAGTCGTACCAAAAAGCAACATCTCTTCCTGAGGCCTCTGATGCTTTATTAAATCAGGACAAATCAGATGCAACACAAGGTGCTTCACAAATGGTTGGAGAAAAAGAATCAGATGTTTCTGCTGATCCAGTTTTACCCCAGAAGGAGGCTCTTACTGACAGTGGCTCTGAATCGACATACACTTTTATCCGTGACATGTCGGAAGAAGAGTTTCAAGAATCTGAAATACCACCTGCTGCCATCGAAGGAACAGATGCAGCTGAAAAGGACAGCAAGCCAGTTGGTTCTAAATATAATTGTGACATGTGTTTCCGTTCATTTCGCTATGAGAAAAGCTACTTAAAGCATGTTAAGGTTAGTCATGGGCTCCAAGCTGATACAACGTACCGCTGCAGCATCTGTCAGCAGACCTTTGCCAACCGCTGCAACCTGAAGATTCATGAGCGGCACGTACACAATGACGAGCGGCTTTTTCTTTGCGGCATGTGTGGAAAGGCCTTCAAGCGAAAGAAGGATGTGACTAGGCACATGAGGCAGGTGCATGAGGGTGGAACCGAGCGACACCACTGCCCGATTTGTGGCAAATCTCTGAGTTCAAGAACTGCTCTCAACCTGCACGAGAGGACACACACGGGTGACAAACCCTACAGCTGTGATGACTGTGGAGCTCGCTTCTCCCAGAGCTCAGCACTCAAGACACATCAGAG GATCCACACTGGTGAGAAGCCTTTTGCCTGTGACCTGTGTGATGCCAGGTTTACCCAGAACCACATGCTGGCTTACCATAAGCGATCCCACACAG GGGAGAAGCCTTATATGTGTGAAAACTGTGGAAAAAGCTTTGCCTCTAAAGAATACCTAAAACACCATGCAAGAATCCATTCAGGCTTGAAGCCATATAAGTGTGAAAACTGTGGAAGAGCATTTGCACAGCGGAACTCGCTTCATCAGCATATGAAAATTCACACAG GTGAAAGGCCTTACCACTGTAAAGACTGTGATAAGCAGTTCACCCAGCTCAATGCTCTTCAGAGGCATCAGAGGATCCACACCGGAGAGAAACCGTACATGTGCAGCATGTGCGGCcgaacatttacagacaaatctACTGTCCGCCGACACACTTTG ACCCATGATAAAGATACACCTTGGAAGAATTACCTTGTTGTGTTGGAGGGTAATGTAGAGGAACGTGTTAAGAAGCCAAAAGGTTCATCTCTAAGGAAGGACAAGACAGCGTTAAATGCAGATGAACATCAGGCAGCAGAGGATCAGACTCTGGCAGTGGCAGTGCCAGAGGAGCCAGTGACCATCTCTGGAGACTGGGCAGACCCTGGCACCATCACTGTGGTCAGTCATGGAACGCTGACCAAACTGACAGTTATCCAGACAGAGGTGGCACCTGGAACTGTGGCTCTGCCCTTTTCCATTCCTATCTCTGTTGCAAATTGCATCTCTGGCACAGCCTCGTTGACCGGCACAGTCACTTTCAGTGAAGCAGCCAATGTTTCTGATGCCATCTTGGCTTCAGCAACCTCAGTAGCACCGGTAGCCACAGTCACAGCAGGCAATCTCTCTC